TTTGGGTACGAAAGGCTTGCCGTTGAGCTTGAGGCGGGGGCCGGCGTTCTCGGGCTTGCCGTCGCGGTAGGTTACCTGGCGCTCGGTGCCGCCGCTGGCGTTGTAATACGTCCACTCACCGCTTTGCTTGCCGTTTTTGTACTGGCCAGCCACCGCGGGGCGGCCATTTTCGTGAAACTCTCGGAAGGAGCCAGTTAGCAGCCCTTTCAGGTAATTAGCTTCCTTAAACGGCTGGCCGTTGGCGAAATATTCCTGGCCCACGCCGGTTTGCAGGCCATTTAGGTCAAACTGCTGGCGGGTCTGCACCTTACCCGAGTCGAAGTAAGTGAGGCGCTCGCCGGTGAGCTTGCCGTTGGCGGCGTAGGTTTCAGTCTGGCGGGGCGTTTTGCCGTCAGGATAAAACTCGCGCCAAGAGCCGGCGGGGCGGTTGTTTCGGAACTGCTCTTCGGCCTGGCGGGGCTGGCCGGGCGCGTCGTAGTAGCGCACCACCTTGCGGTCGCGGCCCTGGCTGGCGTAGTCGATATCCTCCTTGGGCAGGCCGCTTTCATAGTAACTCAGGCCGTGGCCGGTGGGCACACCGAGGCGGTAAGTGGTTTTGCCCTTCACCTTGCCACTTTCATAGTACGAGGTGGCCGGCCCGTCGAGGGCGGCGGTGCCGGTGCGCGGGGCCACGCGCTTGGTCAGGTCGTCGCCGAGCGGGTTTTTCACCGCCCGCTCGCGCAGGGCGGCCGGGGCGTAGGTACCCTCGGTTTGGAGCTGGCCGGCGGGGTAGTACGAGCGGTAGCTGCCCTTGCCGGTCTGCTCGTTCATCACCGTCTCGCTTTCGAGCTGGCCGGTTTCGTAATACGTCTTGTAGGAGCTGGCCAGCAGGCCGTTGCGAAGCGTGCCTTCGCTCTGCACCTGGCCGCTGGGGTAGTAAAATTTTACCGCCCCGTTGGGCTGGCCGTTCGCGTACATGACCTCGGCAGCGGGCCGGCCGCTGGCGTACAGCTCGCGCACCGCGCCGTTGGGCTGGCCCTTAGTGAGGGTAGTTTGGAGCTTGACTTCGCCGGTGGGGTAGTACGTCGTCAGCGGCCCGGCGGGCTCATCGTCCACGAAGGTACCGACCTGGGCCACCTTGCCGTCGGGGTAGTAGGTTTTGAAGGGGCCCTGGCGCGTGCCGGCCACGTAGGTGGCCTCCAGCCGCCGCGCCCGGTTGGCGTGAAACTCCACGTAGAGCGAGTCGCGCTTGCCATCGGTGTAGCGCGTTTGGGCCTCCAGGCGGCCGTTGGGGTAGAAGCGCTTATAGGGGCCGTTCAGCACGGTATCCTGGCTCACGAGGGCCTGGTAAATCTCATGCGGGTGAATTTTGGTCGAGTCAAAATAAACCGTAATCCGCTGGGAGCGTTGCGCTTGCGCGACAAAGGTGCTTAATAATAAGCCAAAAATTAACCGGTATGTCATAAAAGGCAAACGGGCTACGCTAGTAAAATGAGATGGAAGCGCCCACTTTTCGAACAATATAAGCAACCGACGTTACGCCTCTGAAGCCGCTTTAACGAAGCAATTGCGTAACAGCAGTAAGTAAACCAGCTTACTTTCTATTGGCCCGCTGCTGGCTGGCTCATAAAATAGAGGTTGGTAAGAATACTGCCCTTAAATACGTAGTTCTGAGCTACTAGCAACTGAAAAATGGGATGCTGTTGCGGCTGAGCCGGGTCAAAGTCATCGGCCTCCACCATGACCAGGCGCGGGCGGAAACGCTGAAAGTCCAGTGATTGCAGCACCGATAAGTCAAATTCTTCGGCATCAACTGCCAGCAGGTCGAACTGAGCCGGAGCCTGTTCGGCCACCAAGATGCTGGTGAGTGAGCGCGGCTGCACCTGGCGCGTACCCACAATCTGCTGGCCAGCGGCCAGGAACTGGGGCACGTACTGCGGGTCGGCCGTTGATAATACATTGTTGCTGAGCTGAATAAAATTAAGCGGCTGGGTTTCGTGGGCCACGAAGGCGCACACCGCCCGGTCGCGCGGCCGGATGCGACGATGCTTGCCAATCAGCTCCTCGTTCGGGTCAATGCAGATGCCGCGCCACCCGCGCCGGTAAAGCAGGAAGGTATTGGAGATGAAGCGCGGCTCATTACTGCCTACTTCCACGTAAAACCCATTGTAAGTGATGAGCGATTTGAGCAGCGATTCGAGTAGGC
The genomic region above belongs to Hymenobacter psoromatis and contains:
- a CDS encoding FkbM family methyltransferase → MTAFATKLTQTTRALVQRIFYKQLYQSARSRALFTLLGQVLKEFRVSGRQFFSWAAPVDSALRVLKYGLVALVRLPLGRSVRLSYGYTGEDRLLESLLKSLITYNGFYVEVGSNEPRFISNTFLLYRRGWRGICIDPNEELIGKHRRIRPRDRAVCAFVAHETQPLNFIQLSNNVLSTADPQYVPQFLAAGQQIVGTRQVQPRSLTSILVAEQAPAQFDLLAVDAEEFDLSVLQSLDFQRFRPRLVMVEADDFDPAQPQQHPIFQLLVAQNYVFKGSILTNLYFMSQPAAGQ
- a CDS encoding toxin-antitoxin system YwqK family antitoxin, whose product is MTYRLIFGLLLSTFVAQAQRSQRITVYFDSTKIHPHEIYQALVSQDTVLNGPYKRFYPNGRLEAQTRYTDGKRDSLYVEFHANRARRLEATYVAGTRQGPFKTYYPDGKVAQVGTFVDDEPAGPLTTYYPTGEVKLQTTLTKGQPNGAVRELYASGRPAAEVMYANGQPNGAVKFYYPSGQVQSEGTLRNGLLASSYKTYYETGQLESETVMNEQTGKGSYRSYYPAGQLQTEGTYAPAALRERAVKNPLGDDLTKRVAPRTGTAALDGPATSYYESGKVKGKTTYRLGVPTGHGLSYYESGLPKEDIDYASQGRDRKVVRYYDAPGQPRQAEEQFRNNRPAGSWREFYPDGKTPRQTETYAANGKLTGERLTYFDSGKVQTRQQFDLNGLQTGVGQEYFANGQPFKEANYLKGLLTGSFREFHENGRPAVAGQYKNGKQSGEWTYYNASGGTERQVTYRDGKPENAGPRLKLNGKPFVPKASPKRK